From one Triticum aestivum cultivar Chinese Spring chromosome 4B, IWGSC CS RefSeq v2.1, whole genome shotgun sequence genomic stretch:
- the LOC123093131 gene encoding uncharacterized protein isoform X2, with protein MSAWLLSSSGLFCYPMQGFRYEEESHNYAPQQSYSAPIHIPKHQEMLPMKLNGPPFGQPTPSTQVPTQDEFDDIDKLALLSLEFTWSAEDDPIRKVILDEMKKIKSGNELVEEVKKIEKNINAGSTISSQLELSNSGIPLDTCEVPIPSHPAEKDSKCLEEEIPQIEDVLVAKAQDDPELKCPSDQVEDPMSIPPEEVKEAAVDEDEEHEIHLPIVIPERDVSGLPNPLDDMRPYDSFASTLHCMMPSVKVDLEKYFLVYDHIYPVSGITHINDDHSYFPRASPMLNETYHSHASIELNDKYHPHVSVDLADFYHPKHVLYSYAYVIGYSIDDLEGIIPTTCIVSLVECSFRFLLLHRSLHADQVRGDIPWDPGGLRAWG; from the exons ATGTCAGCGTGGTTACTCTCATCCTCCGGATTGTTTTG TTATCCAATGCAGGGATTTAGGTATGAAGAGGAGAGCCACAACTATGCTCCACAACAGTCTTATTCAGCTCCTATTCATATACCTAAGCACCAGGAGATGTTGCCAATGAAGTTAAATGGTCCTCCATTTGGTCAACCAACACCTTCAACACAAGTGCCTACTCAAGATGAGTTCGATGACATAGACAAGCTCGCACTTTTGAGTCTTGAGTTCACTTGGAGTGCCGAGGATGATCCTATTAGGAAGGTTATACTAGAtgaaatgaagaagatcaagagtgGGAATGAGCTAGTGGAAGAAGTAAAGAAGATTGAGAAGAACATCAACGCTGGCAGTACTATTTCTTCACAGCTTGAGCTGAGTAATTCTGGGATTCCCCTTGATACATGTGAGGTTCCAATACCGTCACATCCAGCTGAGAAAGATAGCAAGTGCCTTGAGGAAGAGATACCTCAGATTGAAGATGTACTCGTAGCCAAGGCACAAGATGATCCAGAGCTCAAATGCCCAAGTGATCAAGTTGAAGATCCAATGTCTATCCCTCCTGAAGAAGTAAAAGAAGCTGctgtagatgaagatgaagaacatgAGATTCATTTGCCTATTGTCATACCAGAGCGTGATGTGTCAGGTTTACCCAATCCTCTCGATGACATGCGTCCTTATGATTCCTTTGCTTCTACCTTGCATTGCATGATGCCATCTGTTAAAGTAGATTTGGAAAAGTATTTTCTTGTATATGATCATATATACCCTGTTAGTGGCATTACTCACATTAATGATGATCACAGTTACTTTCCTCGTGCTAGTCCTATGCTTAATGAAACATATCACTCCCATGCTAGTATTGAGCTTAATGATAAATATCATCCTCATGTTAGTGTTGACCTTGCTGATTTCTACCATCCTAAACATGTGCTTTATAGCTATGCTTATGTAATTGGATATTCGATTGATGACTTGGAGGGTATTATCCCTACCACTTGCATTGTCTCTTTGGTTGAGTGCTCTTTCAGGTTTTTGCTTCTGCATCGTTCACTTCATGCTGACCAGGTTCGAGGTGACATACCTTGGGACCCTGGTGGACTCAGAGCATGGGGATGA
- the LOC123093131 gene encoding uncharacterized protein isoform X1 translates to MNFAQQHGSCQKNYSYGWPGNHNMSYRNNNPEISSFASSYPMQGFRYEEESHNYAPQQSYSAPIHIPKHQEMLPMKLNGPPFGQPTPSTQVPTQDEFDDIDKLALLSLEFTWSAEDDPIRKVILDEMKKIKSGNELVEEVKKIEKNINAGSTISSQLELSNSGIPLDTCEVPIPSHPAEKDSKCLEEEIPQIEDVLVAKAQDDPELKCPSDQVEDPMSIPPEEVKEAAVDEDEEHEIHLPIVIPERDVSGLPNPLDDMRPYDSFASTLHCMMPSVKVDLEKYFLVYDHIYPVSGITHINDDHSYFPRASPMLNETYHSHASIELNDKYHPHVSVDLADFYHPKHVLYSYAYVIGYSIDDLEGIIPTTCIVSLVECSFRFLLLHRSLHADQVRGDIPWDPGGLRAWG, encoded by the coding sequence ATGAACTTTGCTCAACAGCATGGCTCATGCCAAAAAAATTACTCATATGGGTGGCCTGGAAACCATAATATGTCATATAGGAACAACAACCCTGAGATCTCATCGTTTGCCTCTAGTTATCCAATGCAGGGATTTAGGTATGAAGAGGAGAGCCACAACTATGCTCCACAACAGTCTTATTCAGCTCCTATTCATATACCTAAGCACCAGGAGATGTTGCCAATGAAGTTAAATGGTCCTCCATTTGGTCAACCAACACCTTCAACACAAGTGCCTACTCAAGATGAGTTCGATGACATAGACAAGCTCGCACTTTTGAGTCTTGAGTTCACTTGGAGTGCCGAGGATGATCCTATTAGGAAGGTTATACTAGAtgaaatgaagaagatcaagagtgGGAATGAGCTAGTGGAAGAAGTAAAGAAGATTGAGAAGAACATCAACGCTGGCAGTACTATTTCTTCACAGCTTGAGCTGAGTAATTCTGGGATTCCCCTTGATACATGTGAGGTTCCAATACCGTCACATCCAGCTGAGAAAGATAGCAAGTGCCTTGAGGAAGAGATACCTCAGATTGAAGATGTACTCGTAGCCAAGGCACAAGATGATCCAGAGCTCAAATGCCCAAGTGATCAAGTTGAAGATCCAATGTCTATCCCTCCTGAAGAAGTAAAAGAAGCTGctgtagatgaagatgaagaacatgAGATTCATTTGCCTATTGTCATACCAGAGCGTGATGTGTCAGGTTTACCCAATCCTCTCGATGACATGCGTCCTTATGATTCCTTTGCTTCTACCTTGCATTGCATGATGCCATCTGTTAAAGTAGATTTGGAAAAGTATTTTCTTGTATATGATCATATATACCCTGTTAGTGGCATTACTCACATTAATGATGATCACAGTTACTTTCCTCGTGCTAGTCCTATGCTTAATGAAACATATCACTCCCATGCTAGTATTGAGCTTAATGATAAATATCATCCTCATGTTAGTGTTGACCTTGCTGATTTCTACCATCCTAAACATGTGCTTTATAGCTATGCTTATGTAATTGGATATTCGATTGATGACTTGGAGGGTATTATCCCTACCACTTGCATTGTCTCTTTGGTTGAGTGCTCTTTCAGGTTTTTGCTTCTGCATCGTTCACTTCATGCTGACCAGGTTCGAGGTGACATACCTTGGGACCCTGGTGGACTCAGAGCATGGGGATGA